The Crocosphaera subtropica ATCC 51142 genome includes a window with the following:
- a CDS encoding phasin family protein, whose translation MAEDKSNRNDNDWIKQLVLMGIGTTSLAAEKLKEVSEEWVKEGKINPDQAQGFVDDIMDQIKTGQGNFENNMERQLRNMLRDLGVPRQNEIDELRGRIDRLERQVRDLENKLWR comes from the coding sequence ATGGCTGAAGATAAAAGCAACAGAAACGATAATGACTGGATTAAACAGTTAGTCCTCATGGGCATTGGTACAACCTCACTAGCTGCTGAAAAATTAAAAGAAGTCAGCGAAGAATGGGTCAAAGAAGGTAAAATTAACCCAGATCAAGCCCAAGGTTTCGTTGATGATATTATGGATCAGATAAAAACGGGACAAGGCAACTTTGAAAACAACATGGAACGTCAACTGCGTAATATGTTGCGAGACTTAGGTGTTCCCCGTCAAAATGAAATTGATGAGTTACGGGGAAGAATTGATCGCCTGGAACGACAAGTTAGGGACTTAGAAAACAAATTATGGCGTTAA
- the fldA gene encoding flavodoxin FldA: MSMIGLFYGTETGKTETTAEMIQSELGGDKVVELMDIADCEATDLEKYDYLIIGCPTWNVGELQSDWESIYDDLDTIDFKGKQVAYFGTGDQIGYSDNFQDAMGMLEEKISQLGGKTVGHWSVDGYDFDDSKAVKNGKFVGLALDEDNQSDLTEERIKTWVAQLKQEFNL; this comes from the coding sequence ATGAGTATGATCGGACTGTTTTACGGTACAGAAACGGGAAAGACCGAAACCACCGCAGAAATGATTCAATCAGAACTAGGAGGGGATAAGGTTGTCGAACTAATGGATATTGCTGATTGTGAGGCGACGGACTTAGAGAAGTATGATTATTTAATCATCGGTTGTCCAACCTGGAACGTAGGAGAGCTACAAAGCGATTGGGAAAGCATTTATGATGATTTAGACACTATTGATTTTAAAGGCAAACAAGTCGCTTATTTTGGTACAGGGGATCAAATCGGCTATAGTGATAACTTTCAGGATGCGATGGGAATGCTCGAAGAGAAAATTAGTCAATTGGGGGGAAAAACCGTCGGTCATTGGTCAGTAGATGGCTATGATTTTGATGACTCAAAAGCGGTGAAAAACGGTAAGTTTGTCGGTTTAGCTCTCGATGAAGATAATCAGTCAGACTTGACCGAAGAACGTATTAAAACTTGGGTTGCTCAACTTAAACAAGAGTTTAACCTCTAA
- the deoC gene encoding deoxyribose-phosphate aldolase has protein sequence MIEKNINIDIATYIDHSFLKPTATPEDIEQCCNEAQYFGFPTVCVYPSAVSQAVKLLHGQKIAVCTVIGFPTGANTSSVKLYEAQEATENGATELDIMINLGQVKAGSSEEIYNEISAICEATGQTIKVILETNLLTDTEKRLAAEICMDAGANYLKTCSGWFGGATVTDVRFLNNISQGRVGIKASGGIKTLEQAYELIEAGATRLGTSHGVALVQSQNG, from the coding sequence ATATTGATATTGCCACTTATATCGATCATTCCTTCCTTAAACCCACTGCTACCCCAGAAGATATAGAACAATGTTGTAATGAAGCGCAATATTTTGGCTTTCCTACGGTTTGTGTTTACCCTAGTGCAGTGTCTCAAGCGGTTAAATTACTTCATGGTCAAAAGATTGCTGTTTGTACCGTTATTGGCTTTCCGACAGGTGCTAATACTTCATCTGTTAAACTGTATGAAGCCCAAGAAGCAACAGAAAATGGAGCAACGGAACTTGATATTATGATTAATTTAGGACAGGTAAAAGCAGGAAGTTCTGAAGAGATTTATAATGAAATTTCAGCCATTTGTGAAGCCACAGGACAAACTATTAAAGTGATTTTAGAAACCAATTTATTAACAGATACAGAAAAACGGTTAGCAGCAGAAATTTGTATGGATGCAGGGGCAAATTATCTGAAAACCTGTAGTGGATGGTTTGGCGGTGCAACAGTGACTGATGTGCGTTTTCTGAATAATATATCCCAAGGTAGAGTAGGTATCAAAGCATCAGGAGGCATCAAAACTTTAGAACAAGCTTATGAGTTAATCGAAGCAGGAGCAACCCGTTTAGGAACTTCTCATGGAGTAGCTTTAGTTCAGAGTCAAAATGGATAA
- a CDS encoding serine hydrolase, with the protein MEPKVSLILEPERLIESEATLSLLTLSLSEPPPPDGIVVRLNAPNLSEFDLSKAQIEGGIITLEDELQQQLQTALDGTRTPEVPGAVVAIVAPFGSWYGTSGVADLENNIPLQPSDRFQIGSITKTFVATTVLQLVEEGSLSLEDTLTTWLPESLTADIPNAQEITIRQILQHTSGIADYLDILFTQAATNPTVFLRPWEPEQLMDLIDGAEPVFEPGESWQYSNTNYILAGLIVEAATGNNIAQEIRNRILTPLNLENTFFAQEEAVPGGFVNGYWDFDSNGTLDNITPAGLSWAWTAGAMISNAQDLDTFARSLFKEDRLLEPETLEQMLAVIPTIDNNNYDSYGLGVGTLESAIRFWYAHRGQTLGYRSNMWYSPQDDLTYIELINGFSRDNLVRDILPPYRQGIADDTFEVTLTEQTAQITLPVADDGEIEGEETATFSLEAGEGYEVDPEAQTGTLTIVDTIKNQTITQVSLSTSTNFDGDLNALVEDLGNALTVRFDLDGPAPEGGLKVFVDSNVEQIVNRLDLPGFAFNPITENIKPALFGTSFDNSGFYLTIDEGATFGTFTIDVFDNPEPDTFLPETFDGLVEAVFELKTEVAPEDLADVGTLGDYTIDPNAAASTVLFVDDESQLSEISEPPPPEPPELDVLQVSLFTGPSYLIEDEVTVSAHAFNVTNGTIPEGGLVVSVDAPNLSEFDLAGISVDGGTIEAVRDGGFDLRMTQYTTLVNLPIADDGETETGETASFSLAPGDGYEIVEDYSGGSFNLVDTRSDIPRGVVTEPNDIVSLATDTQITPENPSFFAVDSIYFDIGNRYLNEDGTYTYVDYNEDVDLYKLELTAGDTIAVETFEVEGNRDVNNRFGNLSGVAIFDAEGNRLISSGLYTPAAPDKLFGVGEGAFRDDGTVVESETDTYLEFTASEDGIYYVGVSSYLSATPVSYGREDLAYDIEIPASGDDNRVAFGLYELEINLLTEDNPRKTGTPTPPVSNPNVINPPTLSLGANPTTVDSEGNFTSAVVEFVELGGISGVNFTIQAEGEIPEEGIEFVLNSDVNLFDYVSYLGQDELPTTVGGQSLGAYYNEEGIPTGIRLRIDEPTMTVNLERANRNPVIAFQHDTTGFYDLFEGLETDGPEDVTFFLQPGEGYEVAPEIGTTEVTYYDSLADVPPPSGGDVVPEVGLTVSETFLIESEETETTFSFTLSEAPPEGGITVFVDSEDEPFLGSILGQFSVLEAEIEGGNFPVPNSDESGFFFTITDQTATITVSVFDELTVIDNPVTVQEGLFDITFALQPQEGYTIDSDASEITLTIADNPDSKIQVGLTGSPASLIESEETVSVHTFTLSSPPPEEGLTVSVSADALDEFNLDAIDTAGGTIAEVRDDGFDFNITEREATINLPVLDDGVEEGSETALFSLDPSENYLINQAIPQASFAIADTPDQASVSEEIEGNSTIAEANALGLSSQTPTVSINGTLAATGPSNQTPERWLGFAEDVDMYAITLEAGQTVSLDIDTGEPTPANNGFTVYPALVEMPQKTDTELRLFDAQGNELAANSDGAAPGEEFSRDPYLEFTAETAGTYYVGVSLLGNRNYDPNVVRSGSGWTFPEIGVFYGDYELTATLEESSPESMLPVFGSLDGETFDAGVTPGFDGTDDILFGGSGDDFIDTVAGNGGNRLYGQSGDDTFILGHNDRAFAGAGDDSFFLLGGNNVVTGGAGSDSFWLAVAEIPEAANTITDFDLEADVLGIAGLGIGFDGLTISEENGDTLIATGDDELAKLLGVSAGSLSADHFVFG; encoded by the coding sequence ATGGAACCTAAAGTCAGCTTAATCCTTGAACCCGAACGCTTAATTGAATCTGAAGCCACCCTTTCTTTACTGACCCTCAGTCTCAGTGAACCGCCTCCCCCTGATGGGATAGTAGTAAGGCTAAATGCTCCTAACTTATCCGAGTTTGACCTGAGTAAAGCACAAATCGAAGGGGGGATCATTACTCTAGAAGACGAACTTCAGCAACAGTTACAGACAGCATTAGATGGAACTCGCACCCCTGAAGTACCAGGGGCTGTGGTTGCCATTGTTGCCCCTTTTGGCAGTTGGTATGGGACCAGTGGGGTGGCTGACTTAGAAAATAATATTCCTTTGCAACCAAGCGATCGCTTTCAAATTGGCAGTATTACCAAAACCTTTGTGGCTACCACTGTTTTACAGTTAGTTGAAGAAGGTTCTTTAAGCTTAGAAGATACTTTGACCACTTGGTTACCCGAAAGCTTAACCGCCGATATTCCCAATGCTCAAGAGATTACCATCAGGCAAATATTGCAGCATACAAGCGGTATTGCCGACTATTTAGACATACTCTTTACCCAAGCAGCCACCAACCCGACCGTATTTTTGCGGCCGTGGGAACCAGAGCAATTAATGGACTTAATTGATGGGGCAGAACCTGTCTTTGAGCCTGGGGAGTCTTGGCAGTATTCCAATACGAACTATATCTTAGCAGGATTAATTGTTGAAGCAGCCACAGGGAATAATATTGCCCAAGAAATCCGCAATCGTATTCTCACCCCTTTGAATCTGGAAAATACCTTTTTTGCTCAAGAAGAAGCGGTTCCTGGGGGCTTTGTTAATGGTTATTGGGATTTTGATAGCAATGGCACGTTAGATAATATTACCCCGGCAGGTTTGTCTTGGGCGTGGACAGCAGGGGCGATGATTTCTAATGCCCAAGATTTAGATACCTTTGCCCGTAGTTTGTTTAAAGAGGATCGACTACTAGAACCCGAAACCCTTGAGCAAATGCTTGCTGTTATCCCTACCATTGACAACAATAATTATGATTCCTATGGGTTAGGAGTAGGAACCCTCGAATCTGCTATTCGTTTTTGGTATGCTCACAGGGGGCAAACTTTGGGATATCGCTCAAATATGTGGTATTCCCCTCAAGATGACTTAACCTACATTGAATTAATTAACGGCTTTTCTCGCGATAACCTGGTTCGGGATATTTTGCCTCCCTATAGACAAGGGATCGCTGACGATACCTTTGAGGTGACTTTAACCGAACAAACCGCTCAGATAACCTTACCTGTAGCTGATGACGGAGAAATCGAAGGGGAAGAAACCGCTACCTTTTCCCTCGAAGCAGGAGAAGGTTACGAAGTTGATCCCGAAGCGCAAACAGGGACTTTGACCATTGTTGACACAATTAAAAATCAAACTATAACACAAGTAAGCTTATCAACATCAACTAACTTTGACGGCGATCTCAACGCCTTGGTTGAAGATTTAGGCAACGCCTTGACCGTGCGCTTTGACCTGGATGGACCTGCCCCTGAAGGCGGTTTAAAGGTGTTTGTCGATAGTAATGTTGAGCAAATTGTCAATCGTTTAGATTTACCTGGGTTTGCTTTTAATCCCATTACGGAAAACATTAAACCTGCATTATTTGGCACAAGCTTCGATAATTCAGGGTTTTACCTGACCATTGATGAAGGGGCGACCTTTGGAACCTTTACTATTGACGTATTTGATAATCCTGAACCCGATACCTTTCTACCCGAAACCTTTGATGGGTTAGTAGAAGCCGTATTTGAGTTGAAAACTGAAGTAGCACCAGAAGATTTGGCAGACGTAGGAACGTTAGGGGACTATACCATTGATCCCAATGCTGCTGCTTCTACGGTATTGTTTGTCGATGATGAGAGTCAATTGAGTGAGATTTCTGAACCCCCACCACCAGAACCGCCTGAGTTGGATGTTCTACAAGTAAGTTTATTTACTGGCCCTAGTTACTTGATCGAAGATGAGGTAACCGTATCCGCTCATGCCTTTAATGTAACTAATGGCACTATTCCCGAAGGCGGGTTAGTGGTGTCGGTCGATGCGCCTAACTTAAGCGAGTTTGACTTAGCAGGGATTTCCGTGGACGGAGGAACCATCGAAGCAGTCCGTGATGGTGGGTTTGACCTGCGAATGACTCAATATACGACATTGGTAAACTTGCCCATTGCCGATGATGGCGAAACAGAAACAGGAGAAACCGCTAGTTTTAGTTTAGCCCCTGGAGATGGGTATGAGATTGTAGAAGATTACAGTGGTGGTAGCTTTAACTTAGTCGATACACGGTCAGATATTCCGCGAGGGGTTGTGACCGAACCCAATGACATTGTTTCCCTTGCCACAGACACCCAAATTACCCCCGAAAACCCTTCCTTCTTTGCTGTTGATTCTATCTACTTTGACATCGGCAACCGCTATCTCAACGAAGATGGCACTTACACCTATGTTGACTACAACGAAGATGTAGACCTCTATAAATTAGAATTAACCGCAGGAGATACCATCGCCGTCGAAACCTTTGAAGTAGAAGGGAATCGTGACGTAAATAATCGATTTGGTAATCTCTCAGGGGTCGCTATTTTTGACGCGGAAGGAAATCGACTCATTTCTTCGGGTCTTTATACCCCGGCTGCCCCCGATAAGCTTTTTGGTGTCGGTGAAGGGGCTTTTCGGGATGATGGAACCGTCGTTGAAAGTGAAACAGATACTTACTTAGAATTTACCGCCTCAGAAGATGGCATCTACTATGTGGGGGTTTCGTCCTATCTCTCAGCCACGCCCGTATCTTACGGCCGTGAGGATCTTGCTTATGATATTGAGATTCCGGCTTCAGGAGATGACAACCGAGTTGCTTTCGGTCTATATGAACTGGAAATCAACCTATTGACAGAAGATAATCCACGCAAAACAGGAACCCCCACCCCCCCTGTCAGTAATCCCAATGTTATCAATCCTCCTACCCTTTCTTTGGGTGCGAATCCCACCACCGTAGACAGCGAAGGGAACTTTACCAGTGCAGTGGTGGAATTTGTGGAACTTGGGGGTATTTCTGGGGTTAACTTCACCATTCAAGCCGAGGGAGAAATTCCGGAAGAGGGCATTGAATTTGTTCTCAATAGCGATGTTAATTTGTTCGATTATGTTTCCTATCTCGGTCAAGATGAGCTTCCTACCACCGTTGGTGGACAGTCTCTAGGGGCATATTATAACGAGGAAGGTATTCCTACGGGTATTCGACTCCGCATCGATGAACCCACTATGACTGTTAATCTCGAAAGAGCGAATCGTAACCCTGTTATCGCTTTCCAGCACGATACAACTGGGTTTTATGATCTCTTTGAAGGATTAGAAACCGATGGGCCCGAAGATGTCACTTTCTTTCTACAACCAGGGGAAGGCTACGAGGTTGCCCCAGAAATCGGAACCACAGAGGTAACCTACTACGACTCTCTGGCTGATGTCCCACCGCCAAGTGGGGGAGATGTTGTTCCCGAAGTGGGATTAACGGTGAGTGAAACTTTCCTCATTGAGTCAGAAGAAACGGAAACCACTTTTAGCTTTACCCTATCCGAAGCACCACCAGAAGGGGGCATAACCGTATTTGTGGACAGCGAAGATGAGCCATTTCTCGGTAGTATTCTTGGTCAGTTTTCCGTTCTTGAAGCAGAAATCGAAGGAGGCAACTTCCCTGTTCCCAATAGCGATGAATCGGGCTTTTTCTTCACCATCACTGACCAAACCGCCACTATCACCGTGTCAGTGTTTGATGAGTTAACGGTGATCGATAATCCCGTGACGGTACAAGAGGGACTGTTTGACATAACCTTTGCTCTACAACCCCAGGAAGGTTACACCATTGATTCAGATGCCAGTGAAATTACCTTGACCATTGCCGATAACCCAGACTCCAAGATTCAAGTGGGATTAACAGGTTCACCAGCCAGCCTCATTGAGTCAGAAGAAACGGTTAGTGTTCATACCTTTACCCTCAGTTCCCCACCCCCAGAAGAGGGTTTAACTGTCAGTGTCAGTGCCGATGCCCTCGATGAATTTAATTTAGATGCTATTGATACAGCGGGTGGCACCATTGCTGAGGTGCGAGATGATGGTTTTGACTTCAATATTACTGAACGGGAAGCCACCATTAATCTCCCTGTTCTGGATGATGGGGTAGAAGAAGGCAGCGAAACCGCACTCTTTAGTCTAGATCCCAGTGAAAATTATCTCATTAACCAAGCAATCCCTCAAGCCAGTTTTGCGATCGCAGATACCCCAGATCAAGCCAGTGTTTCAGAAGAAATTGAGGGGAATAGTACCATAGCAGAAGCTAATGCCCTTGGTTTAAGTTCTCAAACCCCCACAGTTTCCATTAACGGAACCCTTGCCGCTACTGGGCCTAGTAATCAAACTCCTGAGAGATGGTTGGGGTTTGCCGAAGATGTGGATATGTACGCCATCACTTTAGAAGCAGGACAAACGGTTTCCCTCGATATTGATACTGGGGAACCCACCCCTGCTAACAATGGTTTTACCGTCTATCCAGCACTGGTAGAAATGCCCCAGAAAACGGATACAGAATTACGGTTATTTGATGCACAGGGTAATGAACTTGCTGCTAATAGTGATGGTGCAGCCCCTGGGGAAGAATTCTCCCGTGATCCCTATCTGGAGTTTACTGCTGAAACAGCAGGGACTTACTATGTCGGTGTCAGTCTACTAGGCAACCGTAACTATGATCCCAATGTGGTCAGAAGCGGTAGCGGTTGGACGTTCCCAGAAATTGGGGTATTTTACGGTGACTACGAGCTAACGGCGACGCTAGAAGAGAGTTCCCCTGAATCGATGCTTCCTGTGTTTGGTAGTCTTGATGGGGAAACCTTTGATGCAGGAGTTACTCCTGGGTTTGATGGCACTGATGACATCTTATTCGGTGGCTCAGGAGATGACTTCATTGATACCGTTGCGGGCAATGGAGGCAACCGTCTCTATGGACAATCCGGCGATGATACGTTTATCCTCGGTCATAATGACCGTGCCTTTGCCGGTGCAGGGGATGATAGTTTCTTCCTCTTAGGGGGTAATAACGTTGTTACAGGGGGTGCAGGGTCTGACAGTTTCTGGCTTGCTGTGGCTGAGATTCCTGAAGCAGCCAACACCATCACTGACTTTGACCTAGAAGCGGATGTTTTGGGCATTGCTGGCTTGGGCATTGGCTTTGACGGTTTAACGATCAGTGAAGAAAACGGCGATACCTTAATTGCCACTGGAGACGATGAGTTAGCCAAACTGCTTGGTGTGAGTGCTGGTAGTTTGAGTGCTGATCACTTTGTCTTTGGTTAA
- a CDS encoding sulfite exporter TauE/SafE family protein — MDNLFISLIILLGVFIQSLSGFGLGLTVMPLLTLLIDVRIASPLMNLIALLTLLIISVYYRKTLKVKAILGLIIASSIAIPFGVYFLKNFNQTIMLTLLGMVVLGYALYSLLEFPLPLIHSKKWGYGFAFCSGLLSGAYNTGGPPIVIYGSCRQWTPEQFKTNLNFFFFCNVIIVLINHFLQNNFTPEVLQLFLRNIPIIFMGLVLGFFLSNKVNLLLFRKLVLILLVMAGLQLLIKVILSY; from the coding sequence ATGGATAATCTTTTTATCTCATTAATTATTTTATTAGGGGTATTTATTCAAAGTCTTTCTGGGTTTGGGTTGGGGTTAACTGTAATGCCGTTACTAACCCTATTGATTGATGTTCGGATAGCTTCTCCTTTAATGAATTTAATTGCTTTATTGACTTTGTTGATTATTTCTGTATATTATCGAAAAACGTTAAAAGTTAAAGCTATTTTAGGATTAATTATTGCTTCTAGTATAGCCATTCCTTTTGGGGTATATTTTCTAAAAAATTTTAATCAAACTATCATGTTAACTCTCTTAGGAATGGTAGTATTAGGGTATGCTCTTTATTCTCTTTTAGAGTTTCCCTTACCTTTAATTCATTCAAAAAAATGGGGTTATGGTTTTGCTTTTTGCTCAGGTTTATTGTCAGGAGCTTATAATACAGGAGGTCCTCCGATTGTTATTTATGGAAGTTGTCGTCAATGGACACCCGAACAGTTTAAAACGAATCTAAATTTCTTCTTTTTTTGTAATGTTATTATTGTTTTAATTAATCATTTTCTGCAAAATAATTTTACTCCAGAAGTTTTACAACTTTTTCTTAGAAATATTCCTATAATTTTTATGGGCTTAGTTTTAGGGTTCTTTTTATCTAATAAAGTGAATTTGTTATTGTTTCGTAAATTAGTCTTAATTTTATTAGTTATGGCAGGATTACAATTATTGATTAAAGTGATTTTGAGTTATTAG
- a CDS encoding FKBP-type peptidyl-prolyl cis-trans isomerase, with protein sequence MREILISFGIIAAFSLLLLFSFIFGNSDKKTAIASENTPDITQDTLMALNINNKEITDMDLENAVTTESGLKYIDLKEGDGESPETGQMVTVHYTGTLENGKKFDSSRDRGKPFSFKIGVGQVIKGWDEGVASMKVGGQRILVIPPDLGYGARGAGGVIPPNATLIFDVELLGVK encoded by the coding sequence ATGCGTGAAATTTTGATTAGTTTCGGGATTATTGCTGCTTTTAGTTTATTGTTACTATTTAGTTTTATTTTTGGTAACTCTGACAAAAAAACGGCGATCGCCTCGGAAAATACCCCCGATATCACCCAAGATACGTTAATGGCTTTGAATATTAATAATAAGGAAATTACCGATATGGATCTAGAAAACGCCGTTACCACTGAGTCTGGACTCAAATATATTGATCTTAAAGAAGGGGATGGGGAAAGTCCAGAAACGGGACAAATGGTGACCGTACACTACACTGGAACCCTAGAAAATGGCAAAAAGTTTGATAGTTCCCGCGATCGCGGTAAACCCTTTTCTTTTAAAATTGGTGTTGGACAAGTGATCAAAGGATGGGATGAAGGAGTCGCATCAATGAAAGTTGGTGGCCAACGAATCTTAGTGATTCCTCCTGACTTGGGTTATGGTGCAAGGGGTGCCGGTGGTGTTATTCCTCCTAATGCAACTTTAATTTTTGATGTGGAATTATTAGGGGTTAAATAG